In Phoenix dactylifera cultivar Barhee BC4 unplaced genomic scaffold, palm_55x_up_171113_PBpolish2nd_filt_p 000713F, whole genome shotgun sequence, a single genomic region encodes these proteins:
- the LOC120106968 gene encoding F-box/kelch-repeat protein At1g74510-like, which translates to MLDGQSFLISRAVPGSCEQESKWIYMTQHLLESSSNKRPPSQESEEQEQGDRGKRKKSPECPDTPDITDTEHALDLSDRQGSDGDYDDANSFINPLGRDITISCLLRCSRSDYGVIASLNQSFRSLIRSGVLYKLRRQMGITEHWVYFSCNVLEWEAYDPYRGRWIAIPKMPPNECFMCSDKESLAVGTELLVFGKEVTSHIVLRYSMLTNSWSPGIVMNSPRCLFGSASLGEKAIIAGGTDAQGTILSSAELYNSETQTWETLPAMNRARKLCSGVFMDGKFYVIGGMASNTEVLTCGEEYDLNRRSWTVIPNMSAGLNGASGAPPLVAVVNNELYAADYAEKEVRKYDKENNAWITLGKLPERSVSMNGWGLAFRACGERLIVIGGPRGSMGGTIELNSWIPNEGPPEWNIIASKQSGSFVYNCAVMGC; encoded by the coding sequence ATGTTGGACGGCCAGTCCTTCTTGATCTCGAGAGCAGTGCCGGGCTCCTGTGAGCAAGAATCCAAGTGGATTTACATGACTCAGCACCTCCTTGAGTCCTCAAGCAACAAGCGCCCACCGAGCCAGGAATCGGAAGAACAAGAGCAAGGTGATAGGGGCAAGAGGAAGAAGTCACCAGAGTGTCCTGATACCCCTGATATCACAGACACGGAACATGCCCTCGATCTGTCTGATCGCCAGGGCAGCGATGGAGACTATGATGATGCAAATTCCTTCATCAACCCACTCGGAAGGGATATCACAATTAGCTGCCTTCTTCGATGCTCTCGCTCTGATTATGGTGTCATCGCATCCCTGAACCAGAGCTTCCGCTCCCTGATTCGGAGCGGTGTGCTTTATAAGCTACGACGGCAGATGGGGATCACCGAGCACTGGGTCTATTTCTCCTGCAATGTCCTTGAATGGGAGGCATATGATCCCTACCGTGGGCGCTGGATtgccattccaaagatgccTCCTAATGAATGTTTCATGTGCTCGGATAAGGAGTCCCTTGCCGTGGGCACCGAGCTCCTTGTTTTTGGAAAGGAGGTAACTTCCCACATTGTACTGAGATATAGCATGCTGACTAACTCCTGGTCCCCTGGAATAGTAATGAATTCACCTAGATGCCTGTTTGGATCTGCTAGCCTTGGAGAGAAGGCTATTATAGCTGGTGGCACCGATGCTCAGGGTACTATACTTAGCTCAGCAGAGCTTTACAATTCTGAGACACAGACTTGGGAGACTCTGCCTGCTATGAATCGAGCAAGAAAGTTATGTTCGGGGGTCTTCATGGATGGAAAGTTTTATGTAATTGGTGGAATGGCTAGCAATACAGAGGTGTTGACTTGCGGGGAAGAGTATGATCTGAATAGACGTTCTTGGACGGTGATTCCAAATATGTCTGCTGGGCTAAATGGTGCTAGTGGTGCACCCCCACTTGTAGCTGTGGTGAACAATGAGCTTTATGCAGCCGATTATGCTGAGAAGGAAGTAAGAAAGTATGACAAGGAGAACAATGCATGGATCACTCTAGGTAAATTGCCTGAGAGATCTGTTTCAATGAACGGTTGGGGGCTTGCCTTCAGGGCATGTGGCGAGCGGCTAATTGTGATTGGCGGACCAAGGGGATCCATGGGAGGGACAATTGAGCTCAATTCATGGATCCCAAATGAGGGGCCACCAGAGTGGAATATCATTGCCAGCAAGCAGTCGGGGAGTTTTGTCTATAACTGCGCTGTGATGGGCTGCTGA